The Caloranaerobacter sp. TR13 genomic sequence TAACATTAATACTCATGAAGGTGGTACTCATTTAAGTGGATTTAAGATTGCATTAACAAGGATTATAAATGATTATGCAAGGAAAAATAATATATTGAAAGATAAAGATAGTAATTTAACAGGTGAAGATATTAGAGAAGGTTTAACTGCTGTACTTTCTGTTAAACTACCAGACCCTCAGTTTGAAGGCCAGACTAAAACTAAGCTTGGAAATAGTGAAATGCGAGGAATAGTTGAAAGCTTAGTTTCTGAGAATATAACTAGTTTTCTAGAAGAAAATCCAAAGGAAGCGAAACTTATAATAGATAAAGCTTTAAAGGCAGCAAGAGCTAGAGAAGCTGCTAGAAAAGCTAGAGAACTAACTAGAAGAAAAAATGTACTTGAAAACTTATCTTTACCAGGTAAACTTGCAGACTGTTCAGAACAAGAGGCATCAAAATGTGAAATTTATCTAGTAGAGGGTGATTCTGCAGGTGGTTCAGCTAAACAAGGTAGAGATAGAAGAACTCAAGCTATATTACCTCTTAAAGGTAAGATAATGAATGTTGAGAAAGCTAGACTAGATAAAATATTGAATTATGAAGAAATAAAAGCTATGATTACTGCTTTTGGATGTGGTATAGGTGATGAATTCAATGTTGAAAAATTAAGGTATGGTAAAATAATTATCATGACTGATGCCGACGTAGATGGTGCTCATATTAGAACTTTATTATTAACATTCTTCTTTAGATATATGAAACCGTTAATTGAACAAGGACATATATATATTGCTCAACCACCTTTATATAAAATTAAAAAAGGTAAATCTGAATACTATGCTTATAATGATAGAGAGCTTGAAAAAATATTAAACGAAATAGGTAGAAATGGTTACAGTATACAAAGGTACAAAGGTCTTGGAGAAATGAATCCAGAACAGCTTTGGGAAACTACGATGAACCCAGAAAAAAGAATTTTACTTAAGGTAAGTATTGATGATGCAGTTGCAGCTGATGAGATATTTACTACACTTATGGGAGATAAAGT encodes the following:
- the gyrB gene encoding DNA topoisomerase (ATP-hydrolyzing) subunit B yields the protein MAEIQRERNYGAQQIQVLEGLEPVRKRPGMYIGSTGLRGLHHLVYEIVDNSIDEALAGVCDTINVIINKDNSITVIDNGSGIPVEIHPKTGKSTVETVLTVLHAGGKFDNSAYKVSGGLHGVGVSVVNALSEWLEVIVHRNNNIYKQRFERGKPVTELEIIGQTEGTGTIITFKPDHLIFEDINFRYDTLEHRLRELAFLNKGITITIEDKRQDKKKKFYYEGGIQAFVEHLNRNRTSIHDKVIYFEKEKDNCIVELAMQYTTDYSENIFSFANNINTHEGGTHLSGFKIALTRIINDYARKNNILKDKDSNLTGEDIREGLTAVLSVKLPDPQFEGQTKTKLGNSEMRGIVESLVSENITSFLEENPKEAKLIIDKALKAARAREAARKARELTRRKNVLENLSLPGKLADCSEQEASKCEIYLVEGDSAGGSAKQGRDRRTQAILPLKGKIMNVEKARLDKILNYEEIKAMITAFGCGIGDEFNVEKLRYGKIIIMTDADVDGAHIRTLLLTFFFRYMKPLIEQGHIYIAQPPLYKIKKGKSEYYAYNDRELEKILNEIGRNGYSIQRYKGLGEMNPEQLWETTMNPEKRILLKVSIDDAVAADEIFTTLMGDKVKPRREFIEENAKYVQNLDI